From Anopheles arabiensis isolate DONGOLA chromosome 3, AaraD3, whole genome shotgun sequence, a single genomic window includes:
- the LOC120899678 gene encoding general odorant-binding protein 45-like, translating to MFTTRLLVGALVSFGLTACSFAFTEHGAIVQSIVQAQHECVTYLNLPKHRLYQYLMYNYSNDAKTKQMLRCVGLILQWWKSDGTLNEHVLAQYFMPDTSDSDYYNRTYRCIERKAPVDDDLCSRAFETFQCYLQQYGELLNCPKVVPLSDERLTETIHFCLDVLDIPFSDFEQWTSSSELFLHTEPARCLLRCFTIRAGLYSDQHGPFADRFKLQFGAPKPDVFDNELEGDYCVARLRREGHDACSLAARSLYECYYFADTLLPTFERILPLLRLVLHQPEVETAEME from the coding sequence ATGTTCACCACTCGGTTGTTGGTCGGAGCTCTCGTGTCATTTGGCCTAACGGCTTGTTCCTTTGCATTTACCGAACATGGTGCGATCGTTCAGAGCATTGTGCAAGCACAGCACGAGTGTGTAACGTACCTAAACCTCCCAAAGCATCGCTTATATCAGTACCTCATGTACAACTATTCGAACGATGCCAAAACCAAGCAAATGCTTCGCTGCGTCGGATTGATTCTGCAATGGTGGAAGTCGGACGGAACGCTAAACGAGCACGTGTTAGCACAGTACTTCATGCCGGACACCAGTGACTCAGACTACTATAATCGAACGTACCGTTGCATTGAGCGTAAAGCTCCGGTAGATGACGACCTGTGCAGCAGAGCGTTCGAGACGTTCCAGTGTTACCTGCAGCAGTACGGCGAACTGCTCAACTGTCCCAAGGTGGTACCGCTCAGCGACGAGCGACTCACCGAAACCATCCACTTCTGTCTCGATGTGCTGGACATTCCGTTCTCGGACTTTGAGCAGTGGACTTCATCCAGCGAGCTGTTCCTGCACACCGAACCAGCTCGTTGCCTGTTACGATGCTTCACCATCCGGGCAGGACTTTATTCGGACCAGCACGGACCATTTGCGGATCGGTTTAAGCTACAGTTCGGTGCACCCAAACCGGACGTATTCGACAACGAGCTCGAGGGAGACTACTGTGTCGCACGATTGCGCCGGGAAGGACATGACGCATGCTCGCTGGCGGCACGATCTCTTTACGAGTGTTACTACTTTGCCGACACCCTGCTGCCTACTTTCGAGCGAATATTGCCCCTACTGCGACTCGTGCTACACCAACCAGAAGTGGAGACAGCTGAAATGGAGTAA